In a genomic window of Methanogenium sp. S4BF:
- a CDS encoding PEGA domain-containing protein, with amino-acid sequence MINHYIHECTAPCIVFCLIAGFLLIPAGAGATTWNVSPVAGGEYANVTSLLDIPALSDGDTIRIWGVDGQTFEGGITIDTPDVLITRWEGSPARPLITNTSHTAPAVTVTADNVTLRGLDISNNRLENEDGAGVCVAGTSWDNHLQGFTVTDCVFSGNAVTGNTPATGSYSSGGAIGCRYVDAALITNTTCADNTAHYGGGAYFIRSFSDTVTNTTFTNNTAEESGGGAYFDRSDYATVTNTTFTNNTAHFGGGAWFCMSTEVTVKNSTFTNNTAPDGGGAFFTTSFFSTVTNCLFENDNNLHTIGSVGMTLSEPNLIESANIIGGPYRGGNVWLRDPAQNISEWGADADFNGICDQSLTIPPDLATDSFPLISGGGTVAFSATPQDAFVYVDGVNSTRTAEDPFYLRVGEHCITLQKDGYIPRDATVTVVAESTVSLDIHLTAIVHPMTWNVSPVAGYGNYSNMSLIPEIGEGDTIRIWGMDGHTYEGGITIDTPDVLITRWEGSPARPLITNTSHTAPAVTVTADNVTLRGLDISNNRLENEDGAGVCVAGPSWDNHLQGFTVTDCVFSGNAVTGNTPATGSYSSGGAIGCRYVDAALITNTTCADNTAHYGGGAYFIRSFSATVTNTTFTNNTAEESGGGAWFYMSPDVTVKNSTFTNNTAPGGGGAFFDTSFFSTVTNCLFENDKNLLTVSSEGMILSKPNLIESTNIIGGPYLGGNVWLRDPAQNISEWGADADFDGICDQSLSFQSLSVQYGTDFFPLVYGGTVAITSTPQDAFVYVDGVNTTRTTDASLYLPVGDHQMTVALRGYVTPANRTVTVTAGTTTTLDFDLVRETGYLEVTSVPDGAAIILDGTDTNTRTNATLADPLPTGDYNVTVTLDGYITPAEEVVTITTGDTTTVNFDLVRETGFLEVTSVPAGAHIFLDGTDTHTLTNATLADPLPTGEYNVTVALDGYLTPENRTVTITAGATTSVSFTPERIPTPIHHGSGGGNSGLSAGAANSLSAGDTVSFAVQNSAFCEVNITAGEPISDILITVGRTTLPSGTDAPPGEIYEYDEILLYHTTDDRIADETLNFTVSKTWLAENDFGPGDVTLYRLHDGVWEELAVRLTGEDAQSCFFTAATPGFSTFAIAAVHGTGAAATLAPAPAPAIAEQAPGTAKPATPTSAAAGPTPTQSPVPYGCAVLAAGLICLMKKRRE; translated from the coding sequence ATGATTAACCATTATATACACGAATGTACAGCACCGTGCATCGTATTCTGCCTGATTGCGGGGTTCCTCCTCATCCCCGCCGGTGCAGGCGCGACCACCTGGAACGTCTCCCCCGTTGCGGGAGGGGAGTATGCCAACGTCACCAGTCTTCTGGACATCCCTGCCCTGAGTGACGGGGACACCATCCGCATCTGGGGCGTGGACGGACAGACCTTTGAAGGCGGCATTACGATCGACACACCGGATGTCCTCATCACCCGCTGGGAAGGGTCACCCGCAAGACCGCTCATCACCAATACCTCGCACACTGCTCCCGCGGTCACGGTCACGGCGGACAACGTCACCCTCCGGGGCCTCGATATTTCAAATAACCGTCTGGAAAATGAGGACGGCGCAGGGGTATGTGTCGCGGGGACGTCGTGGGACAACCATCTCCAGGGGTTCACAGTGACGGACTGTGTCTTTTCCGGGAATGCAGTGACAGGCAATACGCCTGCGACCGGGTCGTACAGTTCCGGGGGCGCAATCGGGTGCCGCTACGTCGACGCCGCCCTCATCACCAACACGACATGTGCGGACAATACGGCACATTATGGCGGAGGGGCGTATTTCATTCGTTCTTTTTCTGACACCGTGACAAACACGACATTCACGAACAATACGGCAGAAGAATCTGGCGGGGGGGCATATTTCGATCGCTCCGATTATGCCACCGTGACGAACACCACATTCACGAACAATACGGCCCATTTTGGCGGGGGGGCATGGTTCTGTATGTCCACGGAAGTCACCGTGAAGAACTCCACATTCACGAACAATACGGCACCAGATGGAGGGGGGGCGTTTTTCACAACATCCTTTTTTAGCACCGTGACGAACTGCCTCTTTGAGAACGATAATAACCTCCATACCATCGGTTCAGTTGGAATGACCCTGAGCGAACCGAACCTCATTGAATCGGCCAATATCATCGGCGGGCCGTACCGGGGCGGCAATGTCTGGCTGCGTGACCCCGCACAGAACATCTCCGAGTGGGGTGCTGATGCCGACTTCAACGGCATCTGTGACCAGTCCCTGACAATTCCCCCAGATCTTGCCACCGATTCCTTCCCGCTCATCTCCGGCGGCGGCACCGTAGCGTTCTCCGCGACACCGCAGGACGCCTTCGTGTATGTGGACGGCGTGAACAGCACCCGGACGGCAGAAGACCCGTTCTATCTCCGGGTGGGGGAGCATTGCATCACCCTCCAAAAGGACGGCTACATCCCCCGTGATGCAACGGTTACCGTCGTTGCGGAATCAACAGTCTCACTCGACATACACCTCACCGCCATTGTCCATCCCATGACATGGAATGTCTCGCCGGTTGCGGGGTATGGCAATTATTCCAATATGTCCCTCATCCCGGAGATCGGCGAGGGGGACACCATCCGTATCTGGGGCATGGACGGGCACACGTATGAGGGCGGCATCACCATCGACACACCGGATGTCCTCATCACCCGCTGGGAAGGGTCACCCGCAAGACCGCTCATCACCAATACCTCGCACACTGCTCCCGCGGTCACGGTCACGGCGGACAACGTCACCCTCCGGGGCCTCGATATTTCAAATAACCGTCTGGAAAATGAGGACGGCGCAGGGGTATGTGTCGCGGGGCCGTCGTGGGACAACCATCTCCAGGGGTTCACCGTGACGGACTGTGTCTTTTCCGGGAATGCAGTGACAGGCAATACGCCTGCGACCGGGTCGTACAGTTCCGGGGGCGCAATCGGGTGCCGCTACGTCGACGCCGCCCTCATCACCAACACGACATGTGCGGACAATACGGCACATTATGGCGGAGGGGCGTATTTCATTCGTTCTTTTTCTGCCACCGTGACAAACACGACATTCACGAACAATACGGCAGAAGAATCTGGCGGGGGGGCATGGTTCTATATGTCCCCGGATGTCACCGTGAAGAACTCCACATTCACGAACAATACGGCACCAGGTGGAGGGGGGGCGTTTTTCGATACATCCTTTTTTAGCACCGTGACGAACTGCCTCTTTGAGAACGATAAGAACCTGCTCACCGTGAGTTCAGAGGGAATGATCCTGAGCAAACCGAACCTCATAGAATCGACAAACATCATCGGCGGGCCGTACCTTGGCGGCAATGTCTGGCTGCGCGACCCCGCACAGAACATCTCCGAGTGGGGGGCCGATGCCGACTTCGACGGCATCTGCGATCAGTCTCTATCCTTCCAGTCTCTATCCGTCCAATATGGCACCGATTTCTTCCCGCTCGTCTATGGCGGCACGGTGGCAATCACTTCGACGCCGCAGGACGCCTTTGTCTATGTGGACGGGGTGAACACCACCCGCACGACGGATGCGTCCCTCTATCTCCCGGTCGGCGATCACCAGATGACAGTCGCACTCAGGGGGTATGTGACCCCCGCCAACAGGACGGTGACCGTCACCGCCGGGACCACCACCACCCTCGACTTCGACCTCGTGCGGGAGACCGGGTACCTCGAAGTCACGTCCGTCCCGGACGGGGCAGCGATTATTCTCGACGGCACGGATACCAATACTCGCACCAATGCAACCCTCGCAGACCCACTCCCCACCGGAGATTACAATGTGACCGTCACCCTGGACGGGTACATCACGCCCGCGGAAGAGGTGGTCACCATTACGACAGGCGACACCACTACCGTCAACTTTGACCTTGTCCGCGAGACCGGGTTCCTCGAGGTTACATCCGTCCCCGCAGGGGCGCATATCTTCCTCGACGGCACGGATACCCATACCCTGACCAACGCGACCCTCGCAGACCCACTTCCCACCGGGGAGTATAACGTCACCGTCGCCCTCGATGGCTATCTCACTCCTGAAAACAGAACCGTGACCATCACCGCAGGCGCAACGACATCGGTTTCCTTTACTCCCGAACGGATTCCCACCCCAATCCATCACGGTTCGGGCGGCGGGAACTCCGGTCTCTCGGCAGGGGCGGCAAACAGTCTTTCTGCCGGTGACACCGTCTCCTTTGCGGTGCAGAACTCCGCGTTTTGCGAAGTAAACATTACCGCCGGGGAACCGATCTCAGACATCCTCATCACCGTGGGAAGAACCACCCTGCCCTCCGGCACCGACGCCCCGCCGGGGGAGATCTATGAGTATGACGAGATACTCCTCTACCACACCACCGATGACAGGATCGCAGATGAGACCCTGAACTTCACGGTCTCAAAGACATGGCTCGCAGAGAATGACTTTGGTCCCGGTGATGTCACCCTCTACCGCCTTCACGATGGTGTGTGGGAGGAACTCGCAGTCCGCCTGACCGGTGAGGACGCCCAATCCTGTTTCTTCACGGCGGCAACGCCCGGGTTCTCGACCTTTGCAATCGCTGCGGTGCATGGCACCGGTGCCGCGGCCACCCTGGCACCAGCACCCGCACCCGCCATTGCAGAGCAGGCACCCGGTACTGCAAAACCCGCGACGCCCACATCCGCCGCAGCCGGCCCGACTCCGACACAGAGCCCGGTGCCGTACGGGTGTGCCGTCCTTGCAGCCGGTCTGATCTGCCTCATGAAAAAACGACGGGAATAA
- a CDS encoding tetratricopeptide repeat protein → MEKSETQCADEYFAEGNALTDQEKYEEAVAAYDQAIACSPDYAAAWHQKGCALAELERYGEAALAYSRSLECDPDDVSSWDSLGIALMNLEQFEEAVDAFDLALALDSTLASVWYHKGCALDELEDYEEAVRAYCQALECDPDDTSSWVSLGITLNFLERFEEAIDAADLSLALDPDDAYAWNTKGDALMGLKNYKEALHAYNRALAIDPEHSHAWFSKGVALSRLRPCDSC, encoded by the coding sequence ATGGAAAAATCCGAAACCCAATGCGCAGATGAATATTTTGCCGAAGGAAATGCGCTCACAGATCAGGAAAAATACGAGGAAGCGGTTGCGGCATATGATCAGGCGATAGCATGCAGTCCGGATTATGCCGCTGCATGGCATCAGAAAGGCTGTGCCCTTGCTGAACTGGAGCGATACGGTGAGGCGGCCCTGGCATACAGCCGCTCACTCGAATGTGACCCGGATGACGTCTCGTCGTGGGATTCCCTCGGCATTGCACTGATGAATCTGGAACAGTTTGAAGAGGCAGTTGATGCCTTCGATCTGGCTCTTGCCCTTGATTCTACGCTCGCTTCCGTCTGGTATCATAAAGGGTGCGCCCTTGATGAACTCGAAGATTACGAAGAGGCAGTCAGGGCCTATTGCCAGGCACTTGAATGCGATCCGGACGACACCTCTTCCTGGGTGAGCCTTGGCATCACCCTGAATTTCCTGGAACGGTTTGAAGAGGCGATTGATGCGGCTGATCTCTCTCTTGCCCTGGATCCGGATGACGCATATGCCTGGAACACCAAAGGGGACGCACTGATGGGTCTGAAGAACTATAAGGAGGCACTTCATGCCTACAACCGGGCGCTTGCGATAGACCCCGAACATTCCCATGCATGGTTCAGCAAGGGAGTGGCACTGAGCAGGCTGCGTCCGTGCGACAGCTGCTGA
- a CDS encoding carbonic anhydrase — MTNPSETGGQATEDTKSGSATGTGAKTPLIEQLLEGNQAFRDNEFRDNPERYRELAVAQSPGVLWIGCSDSRAAPERITSAPPGELFVTRNVGNIVPTHDWSLSAVVEYSISHLKVQEIVVVGHSDCGAVKALDKDLQDPYIPLWLNDAREAKARVDARIPKAESPEELKERTHQIELENVRLQIEHLMTYPSVRQAVDEGRIEVHGLYYDLTTGTLSRVV; from the coding sequence GTGACGAATCCGTCCGAAACCGGTGGTCAGGCCACTGAAGATACCAAATCCGGTTCTGCCACCGGCACCGGGGCCAAAACCCCACTCATTGAACAGCTCCTCGAAGGGAACCAGGCATTCAGGGACAATGAGTTCAGGGACAATCCTGAGCGATACCGGGAACTGGCCGTGGCACAGAGTCCCGGCGTCCTCTGGATCGGGTGTTCTGATTCGCGGGCGGCCCCGGAGCGCATTACCAGCGCCCCGCCCGGTGAGCTGTTTGTCACCCGGAATGTCGGCAATATTGTGCCCACCCATGACTGGAGCCTCTCGGCGGTTGTTGAATATTCCATCAGCCACCTGAAAGTGCAGGAGATCGTTGTTGTCGGCCATTCCGACTGCGGTGCCGTAAAGGCACTGGACAAGGATCTGCAGGACCCCTACATCCCGCTCTGGCTCAATGATGCCCGCGAGGCAAAGGCACGGGTCGATGCCCGGATTCCCAAAGCAGAGTCTCCTGAGGAATTAAAGGAACGCACGCACCAGATAGAGCTGGAAAATGTCAGGCTCCAGATTGAGCACCTGATGACCTACCCGTCCGTCCGGCAGGCCGTCGATGAGGGAAGAATCGAGGTGCACGGTCTGTACTATGACCTTACAACAGGCACCCTGTCCCGGGTGGTCTGA